A region of the Microcystis aeruginosa FD4 genome:
CGAGTTCGGGGTTGCGGCAGTTTTGCCTTGATAATCTCGGCAAAACGCTTGAATTCTCCCTTACTAACGCTATCACGGCTGGCAATCTCGACGAGTCGGGGATGACAGCGCGGCCCGTAGCCTTTGTCCTGGGTGATCACTTCCGCTTCTAGGAGGATATCTAAATGGGATTTCAGGGTTTGGCCGTTAAATCGCCGGTTGTTCTCGTCGCGGTAAGGGGTTTGATTTAAACAGTCTAGAAAAGTGCTGCGGGCGATCGGTTCATAGATTAGGGAAAAAAGACGGACGATCACCTGATCTAGTGCCGATAATTGTTGGTAGCGTTCGATGAGTTGGCGGCGGATTTGCTCGATATCTTGCATATTCGGTTATATTCGCTGATAATCCTAATCTTGTTGCGGGGATATGGCGGCAATTTATGGAGGGGTTTCCAGAAAAGGTTCGATATCGATCGGGAACCAATCCCCGTCTAATACCTGTTCGAGAGTGAATATAGACTCTGGGGGAATCGCATTTTTATCGACTATCCTGGCGTTAATCAGGGATTTTCTGGCGGTTACATAGGCTTTCTCCCAAGAATCGCGGGCATGGTTGACGAGGGTGGCACTATCTATTTTTTGTTCTAATTGCGCTCGGAAAGCCGCGATCTCCACTATCCAGTGACGGGCATTCCGTTCTTTTTCCGATTCCCAATAGGATAGTTTGAGCAAGTGTTCGATTAAAACGGTTAATAAACTCGTTATTGCCTGTCTCTCGCTTTTTCCCATGCACTCCACTTCCTCGATCAGGTTTTCCCAGTCCACCCTGTCAAACTCTTTTCGCTTTAACAGTTCGGCGGTTTTTTCTGTCCAGAGAACAAAATCTTCCTCGTAGAGAGCGGTCATCATAGATTTCTCATCCCGACCGGGAGCGCGGGGTAATGGCTCGATTATAACGCTCGATCGCTATCCTCGATCAGCTTCTAGTCCGGGGAATTTTTGCCAAGTTAGAGATTTATCCCTTAGCACAAGTTGTTCTTTTTGTCAAAAAAACTTTTTCTTTTTAACAAAAGTACACAAATATTTTGATCAACCTTATTGACGATGTTATTTTGGGACTACAGGGGAAAGATAACGTCGCTGCTAGAATTTAATTTTCAGACAAGTAACCTCAGAGCAGAAATTATGACCTTTACACCAGCTATTGATCCAGATATTGAATACCCCGATAGTGACGGTAAACCCATGGCCGATAATACCGAACAATACGAATGGATCGTGAAAATCAAAGAAAATCTTGAGATTCTCTTTGCTAATTCTCCTCAGGTTTTTATTGCCGGAGATCTGCTCTGGTATCCCGTC
Encoded here:
- a CDS encoding DUF29 domain-containing protein; translation: MMTALYEEDFVLWTEKTAELLKRKEFDRVDWENLIEEVECMGKSERQAITSLLTVLIEHLLKLSYWESEKERNARHWIVEIAAFRAQLEQKIDSATLVNHARDSWEKAYVTARKSLINARIVDKNAIPPESIFTLEQVLDGDWFPIDIEPFLETPP